From Camelina sativa cultivar DH55 chromosome 20, Cs, whole genome shotgun sequence, the proteins below share one genomic window:
- the LOC104769481 gene encoding THUMP domain-containing protein 1 homolog isoform X1 gives MASGDQSKKRKQHYRPQNRPAKKKGAYPLKPGVQGFFISCDGGREYQASQEAINVIDSFFEELTNGSDTKVKPGLFDNPINKKVTFSYSEDEEEDDDENEEEAEGNNDKEEEENKGDGEKKEVTEGGDNQVNEKELASEGSCEVKKLVETETEKDKEDEEKEKNGVDEPPRKKACLEESNPLAKVNENAEKSIDKLIEAELKELGDKSKRRFMKLDPGCNGLVFIQMKRRDGDPSPKDIAQHAMTSAAATKKHMSRFILRLLPIEVSCYPSEEEISRAIKPLVEQYFPVETSNPRKFAVLYGARANTGLDRMKIINTIAKSIPAPHKVDLSNPEMSIVVEIVKTVCLIGVVEKYKELGKYNLRQLTSTN, from the exons ATGGCCTCCGGTGACCAgagcaagaagagaaaacagCATTATCGCCCTCAAAAC AGACCAGCGAAGAAGAAGGGAGCTTACCCTCTGAAGCCAGGTGTGCAAGGTTTTTTCATCTCTTGCGATGGCGGACGCGAATACCAAGCTTCTCAGGAAGCTATTAACGTCATTGATTCC TTTTTCGAGGAGCTAACGAATGGGAGTGACACGAAAGTAAAACCTGGTTTGTTTGATAACCCAATTAACAAGAAGGTTACGTTTTCATATAGcgaggatgaggaggaggatgatgatgaaaatgaagaGGAAGCTGAGG GTAATAATgataaagaggaagaggaaaacaAAGGGGATggggagaagaaagaagttaCTGAAGGCGGTGATAATCAAGTGAATGAGAAAGAATTAGCGAGTGAAGGATCATGTGAAGTCAAAAAATTGGTAGAAACTGAGActgaaaaagacaaagaagatgaagagaaagagaagaacggTGTAGATGAACCTCCAAGAAAGAAGGCATGTTTGGAAGAATCAAATCCATTGGCTAAAGTAAACGAAAATGCTGAGAAGTCTATTGATAAGTTGATTGAAGCTGAACTAAAAGAACTCGGAGACAAGAGTAAG AGACGGTTTATGAAGTTAGATCCGGGTTGCAACGGTCTTGTATTCATCCAAATGAAAAGGAGAGATGGTGACCCAAGTCCCAAAGATATTGCACAGCATGCAATGACTTCTGCTGCTGCAACAAAGAAACATATGTCAAG GTTCATCCTAAGACTTCTACCAATTGAAGTATCGTGTTACCCTTCAGAGGAAGAAATTTCAAGAGCCATCAAGCCTCTTGTAGAACAGTATTTCCCCGTTGAGACCAGTAACCCCCGGAAA TTTGCTGTGTTGTATGGAGCGCGTGCAAACACGGGGCTTGATAGGATGAAGATAATAAACACTATCGCCAAATCTATTCCTGCACCTCATAAAGTTGATTTGAGCAATCCAGAGATGTCAATCGTGGTGGAAATTGTTAAG ACAGTGTGCTTAATTGGAGTGGTAGAGAAGTACAAGGAGCTAGGAAAGTACAACCTCAGACAGCTCACGTCGACCAACTGA
- the LOC104769481 gene encoding THUMP domain-containing protein 1 homolog isoform X2: MASGDQSKKRKQHYRPQNRPAKKKGAYPLKPGVQGFFISCDGGREYQASQEAINVIDSFFEELTNGSDTKVKPGLFDNPINKKVTFSYSEDEEEDDDENEEEAEGNNDKEEEENKGDGEKKEVTEGGDNQVNEKELASEGSCEVKKLVETETEKDKEDEEKEKNGVDEPPRKKACLEESNPLAKVNENAEKSIDKLIEAELKELGDKSKRRFMKLDPGCNGLVFIQMKRRDGDPSPKDIAQHAMTSAAATKKHMSRFILRLLPIEVSCYPSEEEISRAIKPLVEQYFPVETSNPRKFAVLYGARANTGLDRMKIINTIAKSIPAPHKVDLSNPEMSIVVEIVKTVCLIGVVEKYKELGKYNLRQLTSTN, from the exons ATGGCCTCCGGTGACCAgagcaagaagagaaaacagCATTATCGCCCTCAAAAC AGACCAGCGAAGAAGAAGGGAGCTTACCCTCTGAAGCCAGGTGTGCAAGGTTTTTTCATCTCTTGCGATGGCGGACGCGAATACCAAGCTTCTCAGGAAGCTATTAACGTCATTGATTCC TTTTTCGAGGAGCTAACGAATGGGAGTGACACGAAAGTAAAACCTGGTTTGTTTGATAACCCAATTAACAAGAAGGTTACGTTTTCATATAGcgaggatgaggaggaggatgatgatgaaaatgaagaGGAAGCTGAGGGTAATAATgataaagaggaagaggaaaacaAAGGGGATggggagaagaaagaagttaCTGAAGGCGGTGATAATCAAGTGAATGAGAAAGAATTAGCGAGTGAAGGATCATGTGAAGTCAAAAAATTGGTAGAAACTGAGActgaaaaagacaaagaagatgaagagaaagagaagaacggTGTAGATGAACCTCCAAGAAAGAAGGCATGTTTGGAAGAATCAAATCCATTGGCTAAAGTAAACGAAAATGCTGAGAAGTCTATTGATAAGTTGATTGAAGCTGAACTAAAAGAACTCGGAGACAAGAGTAAG AGACGGTTTATGAAGTTAGATCCGGGTTGCAACGGTCTTGTATTCATCCAAATGAAAAGGAGAGATGGTGACCCAAGTCCCAAAGATATTGCACAGCATGCAATGACTTCTGCTGCTGCAACAAAGAAACATATGTCAAG GTTCATCCTAAGACTTCTACCAATTGAAGTATCGTGTTACCCTTCAGAGGAAGAAATTTCAAGAGCCATCAAGCCTCTTGTAGAACAGTATTTCCCCGTTGAGACCAGTAACCCCCGGAAA TTTGCTGTGTTGTATGGAGCGCGTGCAAACACGGGGCTTGATAGGATGAAGATAATAAACACTATCGCCAAATCTATTCCTGCACCTCATAAAGTTGATTTGAGCAATCCAGAGATGTCAATCGTGGTGGAAATTGTTAAG ACAGTGTGCTTAATTGGAGTGGTAGAGAAGTACAAGGAGCTAGGAAAGTACAACCTCAGACAGCTCACGTCGACCAACTGA
- the LOC104769483 gene encoding O-acyltransferase WSD1-like: protein MTNQEEEPVSPMARVFQSPRIDLCAVTIVGFETKINPDVVLDALKQNVSKHPRFSSILSENGAKWIETEVNVEDHVIVPYIDPEEIGGDGQSFVDDYMSRLTMIPLDRSRPLWDIHILNVKTYDAEAVSFIRSHHSLGDGMSLVSLILACTHKTSDPDMFSNAIPTMKRRPKHNLQTKGWFLRSIITIGSTMRLIWNTIVDMVLLLATVLCLKDTKTPLKADVNTRNNPKRFYHRIISLDDIKHIKNAMDMTINDVLFGMSQASFSRYLNRRYDKRNEENGALTSYPNNLPDGIRFRVACTVNLRSDIGFKPLADMMVKDSKCRWGNYFSFIFLPFSIGLQTDPLVHLRKCKSMMARKKHSYHAALVYFIIKIVLKVFGAKVAAELFDRPVRNLTTCVSNVIGPMEEISFLGHPIAYIAPSSYGHAQALLVHLMSYADKMIISMAFDPTVIPDPHMICDDMEESLKEMKAALHERGLL from the exons ATGACGAATCAGGAGGAGGAGCCGGTCAGCCCGATGGCGCGTGTATTCCAGTCACCGAGGATTGACTTATGTGCAGTCACCATTGTGGGTTTCGAAACAAAGATTAATCCCGACGTTGTTCTTGATGCTTTGAAGCAAAATGTCTCCAAGCATCCTCGTTTCTCTAGCATATTG TCTGAAAATGGTGCAAAATGGATCGAGACCGAAGTCAATGTAGAAGATCATGTAATCGTACCATACATAGATCCGGAAGAGATAGGTGGAGATGGACAAAGCTTTGTCGATGATTATATGTCACGTCTCACAATGATCCCTCTTGATAGATCAAGACCCTTGTGGGACATTCACATCCTCAACGTCAAAACCTATGATGCTGAAGCAGTCAGTTTTATAAGATCTCACCATTCGTTGGGAGATGGGATGTCCTTGGTTTCCCTCATTCTCGCATGTACCCACAAAACATCAGACCCAGACATGTTTTCAAACGCTATTCCTACCATGAAACGGCGACCAAAACACAACCTACAAACAAAGGGCTGGTTCTTAAGGTCGATAATCACCATTGGTTCTACAATGAGACTGATTTGGAACACAATTGTAGATATGGTGCTGCTTTTGGCGACTGTGTTGTGTTTGAAGGATACAAAAACGCCACTAAAAGCAGATGTGAACACCAGGAACAATCCAAAGAGATTTTATCACCGAATTATCTCTTTAGATGACATCAAACATATCAAGAACGCTATGGACATG ACTATCAACGATGTTCTATTCGGAATGTCACAAGCCTCTTTTTCTCGCTATTTGAACCGACGATATG ACAAAAGGAATGAGGAGAATGGAGCGTTGACATCGTATCCGAACAATCTTCCAGATGGTATACGATTTCGTGTAGCTTGTACAGTAAATCTAAGGTCAGACATCGGATTCAAG CCCTTGGCAGATATGATG GTGAAGGATTCAAAATGCAGATGGGGAAACTACTTcagctttatttttttgccgTTCTCCATCGGTTTACAAACAGATCCTTTGGTTCATTTAAGAAAATGCAAATCCATGATGGCTCGAAAGAAGCACTCTTATCACGCGGCTCTAGTGTATTTTATCATCAAAATTGTCCTAAAAGTGTTTGGCGCGaag GTAGCAGCAGAGTTATTTGATCGACCGGTGCGGAACCTAACGACATGCGTTTCAAACGTCATTGGCCCCATGGAAGAAATCAGTTTCCTTGGCCATCCTATTGCTTACATCGCTCCAAGCTCTTACGGACACGCAC AGGCACTGTTGGTACATCTGATGAGTTATGCGGATAAAATGATAATCTCCATGGCGTTTGATCCTACCGTCATACCGGACCCCCACATGATTTGCGATGATATGGAAGAATCACTGAAAGAGATGAAAGCTGCTCTCCATGAAAGAGGGTTACTCTAA
- the LOC104769482 gene encoding O-acyltransferase WSD1-like, whose protein sequence is MTNEEEEPLSPMARIFQSPGIDYCAVTIMGFKTKINPDVVLDALRHNVYNHSRFSSKLSDNGAKWIETEVNVEDHVVVPYIDPKEIGEDGESFVDDYISHLTMIPLDRSRPLWDIHILKVKTTDAEAVGVIRSHHSLGDGMSLCSLLRACTHKTSDPSTSSTAVPPVKRRGEVLHSLRKKGWFLITIFTIGSTMTLIWNTIVDMFLLFATILFLKDTKTPLKGGENAMSNPKRFYHRIISLDDIKLIKDAMNMTINDALLGITQASLSHYVNGHYVKKNTEDGALTSHTNNLPDGMRFRVACTVNLRSDIGFKPLADMMVKDSKCKWGNYFSFIFLPFSISLQKDPLVYLKKSQATMARKKHSYHANLVYFIIKIVLKVFGAKVAAELFDRPVRNTTTCVSNVIGPMEEISFRGHPIAYIAPSSYGHSHALLVHFISYAEKMIISMAVDSTVIHDPHKICDEMEKSMKAMKTVLWERGLL, encoded by the exons ATGACGAATGAGGAAGAGGAGCCCCTCAGTCCGATGGCGCGTATATTCCAATCGCCGGGAATAGACTATTGTGCCGTCACCATCATGGGTTTCAAAACAAAGATTAATCCCGACGTCGTTCTTGATGCCTTAAGGCATAATGTCTACAACCATTCTCGTTTCTCCAGCAAACTG TCTGATAATGGTGCAAAATGGATCGAGACGGAAGTCAATGTAGAAGACCATGTAGTTGTACCTTACATAGATCCGAAAGAGATAGGTGAAGATGGAGAAAGCTTCGTCGATGATTATATATCACATCTCACGATGATTCCTCTTGATAGATCAAGACCTTTGTGGGATATTCACATCCTTAAGGTCAAAACCACAGATGCTGAAGCAGTCGGTGTAATAAGATCTCACCATTCGTTGGGAGATGGAATGTCCCTATGTTCTCTCTTACGCGCATGTACGCATAAGACATCAGACCCGAGCACGTCTTCTACTGCTGTTCCTCCCGTGAAACGGCGAGGCGAGGTGTTGCATAGCCTTAGGAAGAAAGGCTGGTTCTTAATAACGATATTCACCATTGGTTCTACAATGACATTGATTTGGAATACAATCGTGGATATGTTTCTGCTTTTTGCGACTATATTGTTTTTGAAGGATACAAAAACACCTCTAAAAGGCGGCGAGAATGCCATGAGTAATCCAAAGAGATTTTATCACCGAATTATCTCCTTGGATGACATTAAACTTATAAAAGACGCTATGAACATG ACTATCAACGATGCCCTACTGGGAATTACACAAGCCTCTCTTTCTCACTATGTAAACGGACACTATG TCAAGAAGAATACAGAGGATGGAGCATTGACATCACATACGAACAATCTTCCAGATGGAATGCGATTTCGTGTAGCTTGTACAGTAAATCTAAGGTCAGATATCGGGTTCAAG CCTTTGGCAGATATGATGGTGAAAGATTCAAAATGCAAATGGGGAAACTActtcagttttatatttttgccgTTCTCCATCAGTTTACAAAAAGATCCATTGGTTTATCTAAAAAAATCCCAAGCTACAATGGCTCGAAAAAAACACTCTTATCACGCGAATCTAGTGTATTTTATCATCAAAATCGTTCTAAAAGTGTTTGGGGCGAAGGTAGCAGCAGAATTATTCGATCGACCGGTGAGGAACACAACGACATGTGTTTCAAACGTCATTGGCCCCATGGAAGAAATCAGTTTCCGTGGCCATCCTATCGCTTACATCGCTCCAAGCTCTTACGGACACTCACAT GCATTGTTGGTGCATTTCATAAGTTATGCTGAGAAAATGATAATCTCGATGGCTGTTGATTCTACTGTCATACATGATCCTCACAAGATCTGTGATGAAATGGAAAAATCAATGAAAGCAATGAAAACTGTGCTCTGGGAAAGAGGGTTACTCTAA
- the LOC104769485 gene encoding TPR repeat-containing thioredoxin TTL1-like, with protein sequence MSKFGDLNPAFSGAGRSSSNTNNNNNNPDASFNPAPFSRSSSGLSKPRFSKVRRQVKSQNFTKPSVTSDSLPGQSFNPFQFRGDPTPSKIGFGRSSSNDGFVFGSSTHGSGEEIGTRVMEEMGKLNIEGEEGNDYQKKNEHLGFGVKKGNNSVFAASQTVEDDELPTLLSNKLTFASSSRSTGHVIQESMEKLNISESMTDQKRNNNFKSKESMDYVGEKILSDELSRKLSVGSMKTDGNLSGDSIQGSVNDLNSSCPMNYSFVGTQPSEHLNPTSVHDVSSTTVNNPKFNFVSNQDSRGTGLMEFKTPNSKVNPFSSLDQKLGFSAKKDYVGATRGRRKGGKQPVKVQLNIGHEFAFAESSFPNGSSEAPEAYSPMDVSPYEVTEDCRDFAAESDQFLNSDKGHFSSDIPPTAPNDVFDAELVAATERMEINEGDEVDNYQAKVFNTGKCADHEDFAADSISGADTESFKSAAEEMETSSETFATASESEVTSRYKSDTQENDDHSPGNTGAASSSFTFSASSFPGVQGQLSTSKRINRKKNPIKIGQDPYILIPNATLPLKSSQHSPLTGGQSPFSSGKPSDRDPLTRLHKPFNNSVMDKARIEKDVSNAAQEACEKWRLRGNNAYKIGDLSRAEESYTQGIDSVPTIETSRNCLRALMLCYSNRAATRMALGRMREAIADCTMASSIDSNFLKVQVRAGNCYLSLGEIEDASKYFKKCLQSGSDICVDRKIIVEASEGLQKAQRVSECMHEAGRRLQLRTSTDVEKALEILEESLLISSYSEKLLTMKGEALLMLEKYEAAIKLSEETVDLAGKNCRPDSYDTHMDINFRIWQCQLMLKSYFHMGKLEEAIASLDKHELLFKRDGNKTLEYSIPLAGTIRELLRLKSAGNEAFQSGRHTEAVEHYTAALACNVESRPFTAVCFCNRAAAYKALGQFSDAIADCSLAIALDQNYSKAISRRATLFEMIRDYGQAANDMEKYVNILTKQMEEKTSGIHDRFTSMANDIRQARVRLSELEEKSRRENSLDMYLVLGVVPSCSASDIRKAYRKAALKHHPDKAGQSLTRNETKDERLWKEIGEEVRRDTDKLFKMIGEAYAVLSDPAKRSQYDLEEEMHTMQKRRDGSSTSGADTDVNYTFNGSRRNWREGWSSRRDPSAPRWSDQTRSNRYPL encoded by the exons ATGAGCAAGTTCGGAGACTTGAATCCAGCCTTCTCTGGTGCGGGTCGTAGCAGCAGCAacaccaataataataataataaccctGACGCGAGTTTCAATCCAGCGCCGTTTTCACGCTCTTCTTCTGGTCTCTCTAAGCCCAGATTCTCCAAGGTGAGAAGGCAAGTAAAGTCTCAGAATTTTACGAAGCCCTCGGTGACTTCTGATTCTTTACCAGGTCAGAGTTTCAACCCGTTTCAGTTCCGTGGGGATCCAACTCCTAGTAAGATCGGATTTGGACGGAGCAGTAGCAATgatggttttgtgtttggatCATCTACTCATGGTTCTGGTGAAGAGATTGGGACAAGGGTTATGGAGGAAATGGGAAAGCTCAACATTGAAGGTGAAGAAGGAAATGATTATCAGAAGAAGAATGAACATTTGGGTTTTGGTGTGAAGAAGGGAAACAACTCTGTTTTTGCAGCGAGTCAAACTGTGGAAGATGATGAACTTCCAACTCTGTTAAGTAATAAACTgacttttgcttcttcttcgaggAGTACAGGACATGTGATCCAGGAAAGTATGGAGAAGTTGAATATTTCAGAGAGTATGACTGATCAGAAACGAAATAATAACTTCAAATCAAAAGAGTCCATGGATTATGTTGGGGAGAAGATACTATCTGATGAATTGAGTAGAAAGTTAAGTGTTGGAAGTATGAAAACTGATGGGAACCTTTCTGGAGATTCAATTCAGGGGAGTGTGAATGATTTGAACAGTTCATGTCCGATGAACTATAGTTTTGTAGGTACACAGCCAAGTGAGCATCTGAATCCTACAAGTGTTCATGATGTATCCTCTACAACAGTAAACAATCCCAAGTTTAATTTTGTGAGTAATCAAGACAGTAGGGGGACAGGTCTTATGGAATTCAAGACCCCCAATTCGAAAGTAAACCCATTTTCTAGTTTGGACCAGAAATTGGGGTTCAGTGCGAAGAAGGACTATGTTGGTGCCACGAGAGGGAGAAGGAAAGGAGGTAAGCAGCCTGTGAAAGTGCAGCTAAATATTGGACATGAGTTTGCTTTTGCAGAAAGTTCTTTTCCAAATGGAAGCAGTGAAGCTCCTGAGGCTTATTCACCGATGGATGTATCTCCATATGAGGTGACAGAAGATTGTAGAGACTTTGCTGCTGAATCAGATCAGTTTCTGAATTCTGACAAAGGTCATTTCTCGTCTGATATACCACCTACTGCTCCAAATGATGTGTTTGATGCAGAGCTAGTTGCTGCAACTGAACGGATGGAAATTAACGAGGGGGATGAAGTTGATAACTATCAAGCTAAAGTATTTAATACTGGGAAATGTGCTGATCACGAAGACTTTGCTGCAGATTCTATATCTGGAGCTGATACTGAAAGTTTTAAATCGGCAGCGGAAGAGATGGAAACTAGTAGTGAAACTTTTGCTACAGCTTCAGAAAGTGAGGTTACTTCACGATATAAGTCTGACACGCAAGAAAATGATGACCATTCGCCTGGTAATACAGGTGCGGCTAGCTCCAGTTTTACCTTTTCTGCTTCATCGTTTCCGGGAGTGCAGGGGCAACTATCAACTTCAAAACGTATCAATAGGAAGAAAAACCCAATTAAAATTGGGCAGGATCCATATATCTTAATTCCAAATGCAACACTACCATTAAAATCTTCACAACATTCGCCGTTAACTGGTGGGCAGTCACCTTTTTCCAGTGGGAAACCTAGTGATCGGGATCCGCTTACTCGTCTACACAAGCCTTTTAATAATTCTGTGATGGACAAAGCACGAATCGAAAAAGATGTTTCTAATGCAGCACAAGAGGCATGTGAGAAGTGGCGATTAAG AGGAAACAATGCTTATAAAATTGGAGATCTTTCCAGAGCTGAGGAATCGTACACTCAAGGGATTGATTCAGTGCCTACAATCGAAACTTCTAGAAACTGTCTCAGGGCGTTGATGCTTTGCTACAGCAACCGTGCTGCAACGCGTATGGCCCTTGGAAGAATGAGGGAAGCAATAGCAGATTGTACTATGGCTTCTTCAATAGACTCCAACTTCCTTAAAGTTCAAGTCAGAGCTGGAAA ttgtTACCTTTCACTtggggagattgaagatgcatcCAAGTATTTCAAGAAATGCTTGCAGTCCGGAAGTGACATCTGTGTGGACCGTAAAATTATAGTAGAGGCTTCTGAAGGTCTACAAAAGGCACAG AGAGTTTCCGAATGCATGCATGAAGCTGGCCGCCGTTTGCAACTTAGAACATCAACTGATGTTGAGAAGGCTTTGGAAATACTGGAAGAATCTCTTTTGATAAGTTCATACTCTGAAAAGTTACTCACCATGAAGGGAGAGGCACTCTTAATG CTGGAGAAGTATGAAGCAGCAATAAAGCTTAGTGAGGAGACAGTTGATTTGGCTGGAAAGAATTGTCGTCCAGATTCTTATGACACTCACATGGacataaattttagaatttggCAGTGTCAACTCATGCTTAAATCATATTTCCATATGGGAAAGCTTGAGGAAGCGATTGCTTCTCTAGACAAGCACGAGCTACTATTTAAAAG AGACGGAAACAAAACTCTTGAATACTCCATTCCATTGGCTGGTACTATACGTGAGTTGTTGCGCCTTAAG TCGGCAGGGAATGAAGCCTTTCAGTCTGGACGACACACTGAAGCAGTTGAACATTACACAGCAGCCCTAGCTTGCAATGTGGAATCACGTCCGTTTACAGCTGTGTGTTTCTGTAATCGTGCTGCTGCATATAAGGCTCTTGGTCAATTTTCCGACGCTATTGCAGACTGCAGCCTTGCTATTGCTCTTGACCAAAATTACTCAAAG GCTATTTCTAGACGGGCAACGTTGTTCGAGATGATTAGGGATTATGGACAGGCAGCAAATGATATGGAGAAATATGTTAATATTCTAACCAAGCAAATGGAAGAGAAGACCTCTGGAATTCATGACAGATTCACAAGCATGGCCAATGACATAAGACAAGCTCGCGTACGACTTTCTGAACTGGAAGAGAAATCAAGGAGAGAAAATTCTTTGGATATGTACCTCGTCTT GGGTGTTGTACCATCATGCTCAGCTTCAGATATCAGAAAGGCGTATAGGAAGGCCGCACTCAAACATCATCCGGACAAG GCTGGTCAGTCTTTGACAAGAAACGAGACTAAAGATGAGAGGTTATGGAAGGAGATAGGAGAAGAAGTGCGCAGAGATACcgataaattgtttaaaatgatTGGGGAAGCATATGCTGTGCTTTCAGACCCTGCAAAG CGTTCTCAATATGATCTTGAAGAAGAGATGCATACTATGCAAAAGAGACGTGATGGAAGCAGCACATCTGGAGCCGACACAGATGTTAATTATACTTTCAACGGCAGTAGAAGAAACTGGAGAGAAGGATGGAGTTCACGTAGAGACCCATCAGCTCCGAGGTGGTCTGATCAAACCCGATCAAACAGATACCCATTGTAA